The sequence below is a genomic window from Chloracidobacterium sp..
AGCCGCATACGGTGCGCTTGGTCGAGACGGTACACGTGGATGGCGGTCCCGAAACGGTCATTCGGCTCTGACCGTTTTCCGCCTCTTCAGCTGGAACTGACCGCTTGACAAGGCGTAGCGGCGCGCCATTTGATTATATCGCCTTCCAGCGGCGGGCTTGCTTACGTCAAACCAACCCATGGGCAATCGCAAGCCGACGCCGCCAAACATCCTACCTGCCGGGACGCCGGCGCTTAGCGAGTGCATGCGATACCTCATTGGCGGTTTTCTCCTGAGCCTTGTGTTGTTGGCGGCCGGCCCAGCGACGGTTGCGGCAAGCAAGCGCTCTGAAGGCTGCCGTGTGACTGGCGTCATTATGGACTCCCACGGAACGCCCATCGCGCATGCTGTTGTTTCTCTGCTCCGCGATGGGAACGACCAGGAGGTGGTGGTGACGACGGCGAGCGACCGCAATGGACGGTTCACTCTGTCACGCCTGTCGCCTGGCCTCTATCGCCTGCTAGCGGCAGCGCGCGGCTTTCAAACGCTGATGACGGAGCGCTTGACGCTGACACCAGGCGACGCCACGCCGATGCGCCTGACGCTTCGCCCGGCGCCGGACGCGAAAACCTCTGGCGTTAACCCGGTCAAGTACCAGAACCGGCGTCACCGCAGTATTTTCAACGCCGCCCCGGCCGCCGCTGCCTCGGCGTCGCCTTCTCTTCAGACAACCTTCCTAGCGGGTTCTCCGGGATACAGCGCCCAAGCCGTGGCGGAAGTTCGTCCGGGACTCGAAGTCGGCGCGCTGTTGCGCCGCGACTGGGCCGGTAGGAACACCATGGTCGGCGGCGCGGTGCGGTACGTGACCGACCAGCACCAAGTCATTGTCCGAATGGCAACCGACCGCATCACGCTAGCCAACCTGTCCCCTGATGAAGCCCCGCCCGCTCCGCCTGTCTTTTTCCGCCGCACTACGACGCAAGCGGCGGACGCTTGGCAAGTCACCGAAGCGCTACAACTGGTGTATGGTTTTGACTACATCCAGATGGGGCGAGCGCAGGCGACCGCTTGGCAACCACGGGTGGCGGCGCACTGGCGGCCATGCCCCAGCCTGCATTTTCACACGGCGTTGACCGCCGACGGCCGAGCGACGCCGGACTGGGTTGGCGCAGAAGGGGTGTTGTTCGCCGAGGATTTCCCAACGCCGCCAACGCCGGCGGCGGGTGACGCGGACGGACTGGTTGCAACGCGCGCCCTGCGGGCGGAATTCGGCGTCGCCTGGCGGTTTTCCCCTAAGGTAACCGCCCAAACGTTTGCTTATCAAGATTGGCTTGATGGACGCGCTTGGCCGGCGGCGGCACAGATGGCCGCTCGCATGAACGGCCGGGCGCAGGGGGGCGGTGGCGTGGTCGCTTACCGTCCACACCATCGCCTGACCATCTCCACCGCCTACGCCGCCGGGCGAGCGCCGGCCGTCGCGCCGGACAGCGGTTCCCGCACGGCGACAACCTACCATGTGGTCGCCGTCGTGGCGGAGACCTTCCTGCCGGCTACAGGTACTCGTCTGAGCATTGGCTACCGGGGAGCCACTGGCGCGGCGGTTCATGCCATTGATCCCTTGACGGCGCGATTGCCGTGGACGGAATCAGGGTTAAGCTTTGCTTTTGTCCAGGCGCTTCCCGCGTGGCTGACGCCGCTTGGTCGCTGGGAAGCTGTCGTTGAGGGGCGAAACCTAGATGAACGCCGGGGCGAGATCACGGGACTGAGCGCGCAGTTCGGTTTGCCCTACCGCCGGTTGGTGCGGGGCGGGCTGCGGGTTCGTTTCTGACGGTGTATGCCCACCCGCTCTTCTGCAACGGCTCTGGTCATCACAGTCAGTCTAGCGATTGTTCTGCTCGGCGTCGGCAACTTGGTTGAGCGGGCCGTCCAACCGCCTCCGGCTGATGACGGCGTCCGCTGGCGGATGACGCGCTTGGGACTGACGGCCGAGTACGTCCGTCCCGGCAGCTCAGCGGAGCGGGCCGGCGTCATCCGAGGCGACGTTTTGCGAGCGATGGTGTTGCCGCCAGTCGCTGGCGGCGATCCAGAACCACTCGCCGTCTCTCAGGAATGGCATGTCCAGTATTACCTTGATGAGTACGTTCATGTCGGCGGCCATGTGACCTACCTTGTCGAACGTTACAACCCACTGGGCGTCAGCCTTGGGCTCTGGCAAGCCGAGCTGCGCGACTTGGACTCGCAACCCAGTCGGTTTTGGCTCGAACTGTACGCCGCTGTGGTCGGGGCCCTGTACCTGCTCATCGGGTTGGTTGTGTTCGTCAAGCACGAGCATCTGCGACAGTCGTTGCACTTTTTTGCCATTTGCGCGTTGTCGTTTGTGTACTTGGTCTGGAACACCAGCGGCACGCTGGGCACCTTCGACACGTTCATTCTCTGGGGCGACCGGGCCGCGCTGACGCTGTTGTGTCCGACCTTCCTGCACTTCTGCGCTGTTTTTCCGCTGCGGAGTGCTTGGCTGGAACGCCACCGGCGGCTGGCATGGCTGGTTTATGCGCCCGCCTTTTTGCTGGTCATTTTTGAAGCGCTGCATCTGTATGCCGGGCGCTACAGCGCCTGGCTGCTTAACCTGCGTTCGACGCTCGACCGACTCGCCCTACTCCACTTTGCCGCAGCATTTACCGCGGCCTTGGTTGTCGTCACCGTCACGTTCTTCCAAACCGAGACGGCGTTGCTCAAGCAGCAGCTGAAGTGGATGGTCGTTGGGTTAACGCTGGGGATTGTGCCCTGGCTGGCCTTCTATGGCGGGCCGGTGGTCGCCGGCGTCGAACCCACCCCGACTATGGAGGCGCTGGCGCTGGGACCAACGGTCTTTATCCCGCTGGCCTTCGGGTACGCGATTGTCCGCTACCGCCTCATGGACGTGGATGTCATCGTTCGTCGCAGCCTGACCTATGCGCTGGCGACCTTCAGCGTCGTCATGCTGTTTATGCTCGGCGTGGTCAAGGCCGCCGACTGGATGCGTGAAACGTATCCCACCATACCGGCGGGCACGACGACGTTCCTTCAAGTCATCATCCTGTCCTGTGGCGCCATCCTCTACGCGCCGTTCAAAAACTGGCTTCAGGAACGGATTGACCGGCTCTTCTACGGTGCGCGCTACGACACGCGGCTGGGCGTCGCCGACTTTGGCCGCGCCATGGCGACGACAACGGCGCTCCCAGAACTGCTTTCCGCCATCGCCGCCAAGCTCTCTGAAACAGTGTCCGTGACCGACTTGGCGATTTTTTTGCCGGACGCCCTACACACCGGCGACGCCGCCCTAATGCCTGTTCCGTTGCGCCCAGTTTTCGTCGGCGGACTCGATGCGCCGGAAGCCCCACCCCACATTCGGGAGCGCTTGCTTCAGGCGGGGCCGCGCGGGTATCTGGTAGATGAGGCTGGACTAGCGGCTGGCGGCTTAGCCTACTACTTCCCCTGCCTAGCACGGGGACGACTGGTTGCTGTCATTGCGCTAGGTAAAACCACCCAGCGCACGCTCCTAACCTCTGAAGACACCGAACTGCTGCGCAGCCTATCGCCGTACATCGCCGTGGCTATCGAGAACAGTTTGTTCTATGAGCGTGAGCGCGCGCGCGTCGCAGAACTGGCCCGGCTCAAGGAGTTTAACGAAAGCATTATTGAGTCGATCAATGTCGGCATCACCGTCATTGACCGGTGTGGCCGGCTGACAACCTGGAATCACGCCTTTGAAAAGCTGTTCGCCATCCCGGCGACCGCCGCTCCGACTGTCGAGGCGGTGTTTGATCCCGATTTGCTGCGTACCATGCGCGAGGTTGGCGGCGACGACTGGTCCATCCCTGACGCTCGCACCATCTACCGACGCCGTACGCAGGGGCGCGACGGCCAGGCGCTGGTTCTCAACATCACGCTGTTGCCGTTTCGGAGTCGAGCGGCGGAAGAGGGGGTCTTGATG
It includes:
- a CDS encoding carboxypeptidase-like regulatory domain-containing protein produces the protein MGNRKPTPPNILPAGTPALSECMRYLIGGFLLSLVLLAAGPATVAASKRSEGCRVTGVIMDSHGTPIAHAVVSLLRDGNDQEVVVTTASDRNGRFTLSRLSPGLYRLLAAARGFQTLMTERLTLTPGDATPMRLTLRPAPDAKTSGVNPVKYQNRRHRSIFNAAPAAAASASPSLQTTFLAGSPGYSAQAVAEVRPGLEVGALLRRDWAGRNTMVGGAVRYVTDQHQVIVRMATDRITLANLSPDEAPPAPPVFFRRTTTQAADAWQVTEALQLVYGFDYIQMGRAQATAWQPRVAAHWRPCPSLHFHTALTADGRATPDWVGAEGVLFAEDFPTPPTPAAGDADGLVATRALRAEFGVAWRFSPKVTAQTFAYQDWLDGRAWPAAAQMAARMNGRAQGGGGVVAYRPHHRLTISTAYAAGRAPAVAPDSGSRTATTYHVVAVVAETFLPATGTRLSIGYRGATGAAVHAIDPLTARLPWTESGLSFAFVQALPAWLTPLGRWEAVVEGRNLDERRGEITGLSAQFGLPYRRLVRGGLRVRF
- a CDS encoding ATP-binding protein codes for the protein MPTRSSATALVITVSLAIVLLGVGNLVERAVQPPPADDGVRWRMTRLGLTAEYVRPGSSAERAGVIRGDVLRAMVLPPVAGGDPEPLAVSQEWHVQYYLDEYVHVGGHVTYLVERYNPLGVSLGLWQAELRDLDSQPSRFWLELYAAVVGALYLLIGLVVFVKHEHLRQSLHFFAICALSFVYLVWNTSGTLGTFDTFILWGDRAALTLLCPTFLHFCAVFPLRSAWLERHRRLAWLVYAPAFLLVIFEALHLYAGRYSAWLLNLRSTLDRLALLHFAAAFTAALVVVTVTFFQTETALLKQQLKWMVVGLTLGIVPWLAFYGGPVVAGVEPTPTMEALALGPTVFIPLAFGYAIVRYRLMDVDVIVRRSLTYALATFSVVMLFMLGVVKAADWMRETYPTIPAGTTTFLQVIILSCGAILYAPFKNWLQERIDRLFYGARYDTRLGVADFGRAMATTTALPELLSAIAAKLSETVSVTDLAIFLPDALHTGDAALMPVPLRPVFVGGLDAPEAPPHIRERLLQAGPRGYLVDEAGLAAGGLAYYFPCLARGRLVAVIALGKTTQRTLLTSEDTELLRSLSPYIAVAIENSLFYERERARVAELARLKEFNESIIESINVGITVIDRCGRLTTWNHAFEKLFAIPATAAPTVEAVFDPDLLRTMREVGGDDWSIPDARTIYRRRTQGRDGQALVLNITLLPFRSRAAEEGVLMCFEDMTAHVRLEEQLREADKLSSIGLLAAGVAHEVNTPLAGISSYTQMLLARCAADDPNRVILEKIRRQTLRASNIVNNLLNFSRTGNATFAPVSPSSVLDDTLQLLETHLRGTAIDIRRCYSRDLPPVWGDAGKLQQVFMNLILNARDAMPHGGVLTIAATGQGNAVVIEVTDTGVGIPADVIHRIYDPFFTTKEIGRGTGLGLAVSYGIVQEHGGHIVVDSRPGHGTTFRVKLPAAPHSTSATPAEPERAPAAAGASAQAPAGG